Genomic segment of bacterium:
GGGGCGCGGTAGGTGAGGGAATAGGCCAGGGAACGTTTGCCGTCGCCCACCTGCTTGCCCACGTAGACGTCGAAGAGGCGCACCTCCTCCAACAGCCCGCCGCCCGCGGACCGGATGACCCCTAAAATGTCGGCGTGCCGGACGCCTTCGTCAAAGACGAGCGCCAGATCGCGGGTTCCCGGTGGGTAGAGGGGGAGCGGCTCGATTTTCACGTCCCCCGCGCGGTGCAGCAGCGACTCGAGCTCCAGCTCCAGGCCCCAGGCGGCCCGTTCATCGAGGTTGTAGGCCGAGAGGAGTTTTTTTCCGAAACGCAGGAGTCGGCCCACAGTCGTTCCGTCCAGCCGGACCGCGAACTCGAGGGGCGTCCCCTCCGTCGCCTCGACCGGCACGAGCTCCGGGGGGGCGATTTTCAGGGCATCCGCCAGGGCTTCGCAGACACCCTTGGCATCGTAAAAGTCGAGGTCGCGCGCCCGGTTGAACCAGCCGTCGGCGGGCCGTTCTCCGACTAAAAGGACGCAGAGACGCTTCACTTCGACGGGGGCTTGGGGGGAAAATGCGAAGGCGGTGGCGATTTCGTAGAAGCGCAAATCCTCGGCGCCGCGGGAGGCGTTGTGCCGGGCCGCGTTCAACAGGCCGATAAAGCCCGAGGGACGCAGGTAGGGGTGCCCCTTGTCCAGGGGGTTCTTCACGGCTACGAGGTCCTTCTCGGAAAACCCTAGCCCCTCGGCTTCCTCCAGTGACACGAAGTCGGTGGTAAGGACCTCCTGGCAACCGGCGGCGGCCAGGGCCGTGTGCACCGGCCTCTCGGGATCGGGCCGGTTGATGTGAGCCGCGGTCAGGCGCGGAAGCTCCACCGGCACGTTGTCGTAGCCCGCCACCTGGGCCAACTCCTCGATCAGGTCCACCTCCCGGGCAAGGTCGGGTCGGTGGCTCGGGATGCTCCAGATCGCGCCGGACTCATCCTCGGCAACCAACGCGCAGCCCAGGGCGGTGAGAATCCGCTTCCCCTCCGGCGGGGCGACGTCGAAGCCGAGGAGCTTGCCCACGCGGCCCCAGCGCAGACGGACCACCGGCGGTTTATACGGAACGGGGTGGCAGTCGTGGAGCAACTCGTCCACCGTCCCGCCGGCGATTTCCGTAATCAGGTCGGCGGCAAAGCGGGCGGCGACCGGCGCCAGATTCGGGTCGGCCCCCCGACCGAAGAGGTGGCCGGACGACGATTCCAGCCCCAGCTCCCGGCTCGTGGCGCGGACGCTCGCCGGCTCGAACCACGCACTCTCGATTAAAATATCCGTCGTCTCTTCGGTAACCCCCGTTTCCAGACCGCCCATCACCCCGGCCACGGCCACCGGACGCTCGTCGTCGGCGATGACCATTATCTCCGGCGTGAGGCGACATTCGTCGCCCTCCAGGGAAACGATTGACTCCCCCTTGCGTGCGCGGCGGACGATGACCCGCCCACCCTTGAGCTTGCGCAGATCGAAGGTGTGCAGCGGCTGCCCCAGACCGTGCAGGACGCAGTTCGTCACGTCCACCACGTTGGAGATGGGCCGGTGGCCGATGGAGATGAGCCGGCGGGCCAGCCAGTCAGGGCTCGGTCCCACCTTCACCCCGCGAACGACGAGGCCCACGTAACGGCGGCACAGGTCGGGACACTCGATACGGACCAGCGAACCGTCATCCACGACCGCGGGTTTTATTTTCGGTTCGGGGTAGAGAAATTTACCGCCGAGAACGGCTGCCTTTCCCCGCGCCGAAGTCAGCCTCGCAGCGGTAGAGCTTGTCCGATCCGGTGAGCGGTTCGGCACAGACCAGGCGAGCGACGACCACTTTAGCCAGGTGGGCGTAGGGGTCGTAGACCGCCTCGGCCACGGCGCAGGACTCGGTCAGCGCCCGGGCTATATCCGCGGGGGACGCTTCGAGCGCGACGTAGTCGCTAAGCCATTCAGTGTTCAGCTTCATGGTGAATTCCTAAAACTGCCGCAGGAAGCGCAGGTCGTTCTCGTAGAAGAGCCGGATGTCGCCGACGCCGTAGCGCACCATGGCGATGCGCTCGGGGCCTATGCCGAAGGCGAAGCCGGTGTAAATCTCCGGGTCTATCCCCAGGGGCGCGAGCACCGCGGGGTCCACCATCCCCGCCCCGCCCAGCTCGATCCAGCCTGTGCCGGAGCAGGTCCTGCACCCGCCGCCGGCGCACGCCGGGCAGGTGGCCTCGATCTCCGCCGAGGGCTCGGTGAAGGGGAAGAAGTGCGGCCGGAAGCGCACCTGCGCCCCTGGGCCGAAGAGGCTTTTGGCGAACTCCAGCAGAATCCCCTTCAGATGCGCGAAGGATACGCCTTCGTCCACCCACAGGCCCTCTATCTGGTGGAAGACAGGGTAGTGGCGGGCGTCGGCGGTGTCGTTGCGGTAGCAGCGCCCCGGCGCGATGATGCGTACGGGCGGTTTCGTATGCTCCAGCGTGCGCACCTGTACCGGGCTGGTCTCCGTCCGCAAAAGCAGCGGGAAGTCGCGCAGGAAGAGGGTGTCCTTCTCGTCGCGCGCCGGGTGGTCCGGCGGGGTGTTCAGGGCGTCGAAGTTGTAGTGCTCCGTCTCGATGAGCGGCCCCTCGGCCACGCTGAACCCCAGGTCACGGAAGATAAAGACCAGCTCTTCGATAACCTGGTTCACCGGGTGCCGCCGGCGCACCTCCACCCTGCGGCCGGGGAGGGTGTAGTCGAGGAAAGGCTCACGCTTCTCCCCGGCGGCGAGCTCGGCTGTACGGTTGGCTAGAGACCGCTGGATGGCGGCTTTCACCTCGTTGGCCCGAGCGCCGACCTGGGGACGTTCCTCGGGGCCGAGCGTGCCCAGGCCGCGCAGGAGCTCGGTGAGCTTCCCCTTGCGGCCGAGGAACTCGACGCGTAACTCTTCGAGGAGCTTGGCGTCAGGCGCGACCGCGATCCGCCGCTTCGCCTCCTCCTCGATGTGTTCAAGATTTTTCAGCATGTCTGAATCCGGTTGAAAAAAAGGGCCCACGGCAACCGCGGGCCCGGGCCGTGTACTAAAGCCACAGCCGGGCGTCCACCGAGGATTTCTTAACCCTTGACTACCTTGACCAGATGCTCCAGCGCCTTCGGATCGATGGCGGCAAGGTCGGCCAAGATTTTACGGTCGAGGTGGACGTCCGCCCTGGCCAAACCGTTTATAAATCGAGAGTAACTCATGCCGTATAACCGGACGCCGGCGTTGATGCGGGCAATCCACAGGCGGCGGAAATGCCCCTTCTTCTTCCGGCGGTCGCGGTAGGCGTACTGCAGCGATCTCCGGACGGCGTCCTGGGCGGTGGTGATGAGCCGGCTCCGGCCGTGCTGGTAGCCCTTGGCCTGCGCCAGAACCCTTTTCCGGCGGCGACGGGAGGCAACACTGTTTCTCGCTCGGGGCATACCGACACCTCTAAATGGCGAGCATCCGCTTGATCCGCTTGATGTCGCCCTTGGTGGTCACCAGGGTGCTCTGGCTCAGACGCCGTTTGCGGTTGGCGGATTTCTTGGTCAGGATGTGGTTGAAGAGCGCCTTGTGGCGTTTGAGCTTGCCCGTGGCCGTGGGCTTGAAACGCTTGGCCGCTCCCTTGATCGTTTTCATCTTCGGCAACTTGGGAACCTCGTCGGTTAGGATTTGGCCGCTTCTTTGAACACATCGCCGGGGACCAGGACCATCGTCATGTTGTGACCCTCGAACCGGGCCGTTTGTTCGATCACCACCCGGTCACCGAAATATTCCGCTATCCGGGCCAGAATCTTCTCGCCAATCTCGGGGTGCGTCCGCTCCCGGCCGCGGAAGAGGATGGTGACCTTAACCTTGTTGAGACTTGCCAGAAACTCTTCGATGTGGCGGAGCTTGAACGTAAAGTCGTGTTCGCCGGTCTTGGGACGGAGTTTTATCTCCTTGACCGAAAAGTTCCGCTGGTTCTTCCGCGCCGCGTGTTCCCGCTTCGACTGCTGGTAGAGATATTTGCCGTAATCCATTATCAGGCAGACCTTCGCGGACGCGTATCCGTTCGTTGACACGCGATTGATCTTTAGCTATGGATCACCTCCGGCAACCTCAAGCGGAGCCGCGCTTTTATAGCATGAATACACGCGGCAAGTCAAATGAAATTAACCCACTCGGCGGACCGTGGTGAAACGGCCCTCGTATCATTCGGGGCGTGATGCCCTCCAGGGGCAATCCCGCGCTCGATTCCCCGGACTTACGACCAACGGCCGAGCAGTAAACGCTCGTCCCGCTCCCTGACGATTTCGCGCAACGCCTCGTCCAGACTCACGTTGAACGCTTTTTTACCGTGCGGACGCAGGTTGATGTCGCCCGCCTCCGCCTCGGCCTTCCCGACGACGACGATGTACTTGACCTTGGCCGTCTCCGCCGCGGCGATTTTCGCCCCGAGCTTCGAATCCTTCGTATCCACGCGGACGCGCAGCCCCTTTTCCCTGAACTCGTTCGCCACCTTCTCCGCGTATTCGAGGAACCCCTCCGCCACCGGCAGCACGCGCACCTGCTCCGGTGCGAGCCACAGCGGAAACGCTCCCGCGAAGTGCTCGATGAGCACCCCGATGAACCGCTCGAAGCTCCCGAGGACCGCCCGGTGGACCATGACCACCCGGTGCCGCGCCCCGTCCTCCCCCACGTAGGAGAGATCGAACCGCTCGGGGAAGTTGAAGTCCACCTGGCAGGTCGTCGTCTGCCACTTGCGGCCCAGGGCGTCGGTAACGTTGATGTCAATCTTCGGGCCGTAGAAGGCGCCGCCGCCGGAATCCAGGACGTAAGGCACCCCGAGCCGCTCCAGGGCGTGCTCCAGGGCGACCGTGGCCTGATCCCAGATTTCCGCAGACCCCATGGCGCCCGGCGGTTTCGTCGCCAGGGCGTAGCTCATCGGCAGGCCGAACACCCCCATGAACGCCTGGGCGAAGCGGATGACGCCGACGATTTCGTCCTCGAGCTGATCCGGCGTGCAGAAGATGTGGGCGTCGTCAATGGTGAAGCCCCGCACGCGCATCAGGCCGTGCAGCACGCCCGACATCTCGTTGCGGTACACATGGCCGAACTCGTAGTAGCGGACGGGCAGCTCCCGATAGGAGTGCAGGCCGTGCGAGTAGATGAGCACGTGCCCCGGACAGTTCATCGGCTTGACGGCGTAGTCCGTCTCGCCGCCGCCCAGGCGCGCGAAGAACATGTTGTCCTTGTAGTGGTCATAGTGGCCGGAGATCTTCCAGAGCTCGGCGCGGAAGAGGTGGGGCGTGTGGACCAGCGCGTAGCCGCGCGCCCGGTGCATCTCGTGGGCCAGACGCTCTATCTCGTAGTGCAGCGTCGCCCCGGCGGGGTGGTAGAGGATCAACCCCGGCCCGTAGTTCTCGGCGATGGAGAATAGTTCCAGCTCGGCGCCCAGCTTGCGGT
This window contains:
- the pheT gene encoding phenylalanine--tRNA ligase subunit beta: MPNRSPDRTSSTAARLTSARGKAAVLGGKFLYPEPKIKPAVVDDGSLVRIECPDLCRRYVGLVVRGVKVGPSPDWLARRLISIGHRPISNVVDVTNCVLHGLGQPLHTFDLRKLKGGRVIVRRARKGESIVSLEGDECRLTPEIMVIADDERPVAVAGVMGGLETGVTEETTDILIESAWFEPASVRATSRELGLESSSGHLFGRGADPNLAPVAARFAADLITEIAGGTVDELLHDCHPVPYKPPVVRLRWGRVGKLLGFDVAPPEGKRILTALGCALVAEDESGAIWSIPSHRPDLAREVDLIEELAQVAGYDNVPVELPRLTAAHINRPDPERPVHTALAAAGCQEVLTTDFVSLEEAEGLGFSEKDLVAVKNPLDKGHPYLRPSGFIGLLNAARHNASRGAEDLRFYEIATAFAFSPQAPVEVKRLCVLLVGERPADGWFNRARDLDFYDAKGVCEALADALKIAPPELVPVEATEGTPLEFAVRLDGTTVGRLLRFGKKLLSAYNLDERAAWGLELELESLLHRAGDVKIEPLPLYPPGTRDLALVFDEGVRHADILGVIRSAGGGLLEEVRLFDVYVGKQVGDGKRSLAYSLTYRAPDRTLTDEEIDAAHEGIVKTLRERFHAELRS
- the pheS gene encoding phenylalanine--tRNA ligase subunit alpha, coding for MLKNLEHIEEEAKRRIAVAPDAKLLEELRVEFLGRKGKLTELLRGLGTLGPEERPQVGARANEVKAAIQRSLANRTAELAAGEKREPFLDYTLPGRRVEVRRRHPVNQVIEELVFIFRDLGFSVAEGPLIETEHYNFDALNTPPDHPARDEKDTLFLRDFPLLLRTETSPVQVRTLEHTKPPVRIIAPGRCYRNDTADARHYPVFHQIEGLWVDEGVSFAHLKGILLEFAKSLFGPGAQVRFRPHFFPFTEPSAEIEATCPACAGGGCRTCSGTGWIELGGAGMVDPAVLAPLGIDPEIYTGFAFGIGPERIAMVRYGVGDIRLFYENDLRFLRQF
- the rplT gene encoding 50S ribosomal protein L20 encodes the protein MPRARNSVASRRRRKRVLAQAKGYQHGRSRLITTAQDAVRRSLQYAYRDRRKKKGHFRRLWIARINAGVRLYGMSYSRFINGLARADVHLDRKILADLAAIDPKALEHLVKVVKG
- the rpmI gene encoding 50S ribosomal protein L35 → MPKMKTIKGAAKRFKPTATGKLKRHKALFNHILTKKSANRKRRLSQSTLVTTKGDIKRIKRMLAI
- the infC gene encoding translation initiation factor IF-3, whose amino-acid sequence is MSTNGYASAKVCLIMDYGKYLYQQSKREHAARKNQRNFSVKEIKLRPKTGEHDFTFKLRHIEEFLASLNKVKVTILFRGRERTHPEIGEKILARIAEYFGDRVVIEQTARFEGHNMTMVLVPGDVFKEAAKS
- the thrS gene encoding threonine--tRNA ligase; translation: MPSDEQEIRLRFPDGSVKGYPEGVCPLDIAREISQGLARSAVGSLIDDLHWDLNRPLPAGEHGFRLVTADDPEGREFYRHTAAHVLATAVRALYPKARFGIGPAIENGFYYDFLVEKPFAEEDLPVIEEKMREIIKADLPLGRRVVSRVEARAEMERRGEMLKVELIDELPPEAEVTFYSDGDFVDLCRGPHLPSTGRLGVVKLLSVAGAYWRGDEHRPMLSRIYGAAFPKQKQLDLFLEGIEEAKRRDHRKLGAELELFSIAENYGPGLILYHPAGATLHYEIERLAHEMHRARGYALVHTPHLFRAELWKISGHYDHYKDNMFFARLGGGETDYAVKPMNCPGHVLIYSHGLHSYRELPVRYYEFGHVYRNEMSGVLHGLMRVRGFTIDDAHIFCTPDQLEDEIVGVIRFAQAFMGVFGLPMSYALATKPPGAMGSAEIWDQATVALEHALERLGVPYVLDSGGGAFYGPKIDINVTDALGRKWQTTTCQVDFNFPERFDLSYVGEDGARHRVVMVHRAVLGSFERFIGVLIEHFAGAFPLWLAPEQVRVLPVAEGFLEYAEKVANEFREKGLRVRVDTKDSKLGAKIAAAETAKVKYIVVVGKAEAEAGDINLRPHGKKAFNVSLDEALREIVRERDERLLLGRWS